Proteins encoded within one genomic window of Candidatus Pseudothioglobus singularis PS1:
- a CDS encoding DUF2914 domain-containing protein, translated as MKKLITLIFSLLITFNVLANDWPHQNISKAVFALDIKDRAPINIIEELDNSLGKIYFFTNIRNLQGQRVTHRWIYNNKVMADVVFDVGGPRWRVWSSKNLWPTWIGLWSVEVLSADGEVLYQKEFNYINK; from the coding sequence ATGAAAAAATTAATCACATTAATATTCAGCTTGCTCATCACTTTCAATGTTTTGGCTAACGATTGGCCACATCAAAACATTTCAAAAGCAGTCTTTGCTCTAGACATTAAAGATAGGGCACCTATCAATATTATTGAAGAGCTTGACAATTCTTTGGGTAAAATCTATTTTTTTACAAATATCCGCAACCTTCAAGGTCAGCGAGTTACGCATCGCTGGATATACAATAACAAAGTAATGGCAGATGTTGTGTTTGATGTTGGCGGACCAAGATGGAGAGTCTGGTCTTCTAAAAATTTGTGGCCAACTTGGATTGGGCTATGGAGCGTTGAAGTACTCAGTGCGGATGGTGAAGTACTTTATCAAAAAGAATTTAACTACATAAATAAATAA
- a CDS encoding argininosuccinate synthase: protein MKKVVLAYSGGLDTSIIAKWLQDTYSCEVVTFTADIGQGEEVEPARLKAEAMGIKEIYIEDLREEFARDFVFPMFRANAIYEGEYLLGTSIARPLISKRLVEIAKEVGADAISHGATGKGNDQVRFELNAYAINSEIQIIAPWREWDLSSRESLMDYAEKHNIEVDYKKQSKKSPYSMDANLLHISYEGDLLEDPWQEAEDEMWRWTVSPENAPDKPEYIELTYEKGDITAINGSPMSPAKVMETLNQLAGAHGIGRLDIVENRFVGMKSRGCYETPAGTIMLKAHRAIESLTLDREAAHLKDELMPKYAKLIYNGFWFAPEREMMQAAIDASQENVSGVVRVKLYKGNTSVVGRKSDNSLFSEKIATFEDDGGAYNQKDAEGFIKLNALRLRLKSLQ, encoded by the coding sequence ATGAAAAAAGTTGTATTGGCATATTCAGGCGGTTTAGACACTAGCATCATTGCTAAGTGGCTCCAAGATACATATAGTTGTGAGGTCGTTACCTTCACGGCTGATATCGGTCAAGGCGAAGAAGTTGAGCCAGCCCGATTGAAGGCTGAGGCAATGGGAATCAAAGAAATTTATATTGAAGACTTGAGAGAAGAGTTTGCACGTGATTTTGTTTTTCCAATGTTTAGAGCAAATGCAATCTATGAGGGCGAGTATCTTTTAGGCACCTCTATCGCTCGACCTTTAATTTCTAAAAGACTTGTGGAGATTGCTAAAGAGGTTGGCGCTGATGCGATTTCTCATGGAGCAACTGGAAAAGGAAATGATCAGGTAAGGTTTGAATTAAATGCTTATGCTATTAACTCTGAAATTCAGATTATAGCTCCATGGCGTGAGTGGGATTTATCATCTCGTGAAAGCTTAATGGACTATGCAGAAAAGCATAATATTGAGGTTGATTATAAGAAACAATCAAAAAAATCTCCATACTCTATGGATGCAAATCTGCTCCACATATCTTATGAGGGCGATCTTTTAGAAGACCCATGGCAAGAAGCTGAAGATGAAATGTGGCGCTGGACAGTGTCACCTGAGAACGCTCCTGATAAGCCTGAATATATTGAGCTAACTTATGAAAAAGGTGACATTACAGCAATTAATGGCTCGCCTATGTCACCAGCAAAAGTAATGGAGACATTGAATCAGCTTGCTGGAGCGCATGGCATAGGACGTCTTGATATTGTTGAAAATCGTTTTGTTGGAATGAAGTCACGAGGCTGTTACGAAACTCCAGCTGGTACTATTATGCTTAAAGCGCATCGTGCGATAGAGTCATTAACCTTGGATCGTGAAGCGGCTCATCTAAAAGATGAGCTAATGCCCAAATATGCCAAACTTATTTACAATGGTTTTTGGTTTGCACCAGAGCGTGAAATGATGCAGGCAGCTATTGATGCTTCTCAGGAAAATGTGAGTGGTGTTGTCAGAGTTAAGCTATACAAGGGTAATACTTCAGTTGTTGGAAGAAAATCTGACAACAGTTTGTTTAGCGAGAAAATTGCAACATTTGAGGATGACGGAGGCGCATACAACCAAAAAGATGCGGAGGGCTTTATCAAGCTTAATGCACTAAGACTTAGATTGAAATCCCTCCAATAG
- a CDS encoding metallophosphoesterase family protein: MIKVGILSDTHGVIHPEIIKLMNDCDFVIHAGDIVDEDSLRVLRPKQKIIAVKGNNDLHISSLGEVEMLDLPGGNIAVEHGHMHGHIQPSHDSLRDTYPNAKIVVYGHTHKQVIDKEGPTWVVNPGSAGKTRNYGAAKCLQLTIKNNNEWDIEPQIFDDVF; this comes from the coding sequence GTGATAAAAGTCGGCATCCTTTCTGATACTCATGGAGTAATTCATCCTGAAATTATTAAGCTCATGAACGACTGTGATTTTGTGATTCATGCAGGCGATATAGTCGATGAAGATTCTCTAAGAGTGTTAAGGCCAAAACAAAAAATAATTGCTGTTAAGGGCAATAATGATTTGCATATCAGTTCTCTTGGAGAGGTAGAGATGCTTGACCTTCCTGGCGGCAATATAGCGGTAGAGCATGGCCATATGCATGGCCATATTCAGCCAAGTCATGATTCTTTAAGGGATACTTACCCCAACGCCAAAATAGTTGTATATGGGCACACACATAAACAGGTCATTGACAAAGAAGGACCTACTTGGGTGGTCAATCCAGGTTCAGCTGGAAAGACTAGGAACTATGGCGCAGCAAAATGCCTACAGCTCACTATTAAAAATAATAATGAATGGGATATTGAGCCACAAATTTTTGATGATGTTTTCTAA
- a CDS encoding FKBP-type peptidyl-prolyl cis-trans isomerase, translated as MSNTITTNKFVELTYRIIDQTNGEVIEQVEEPLGYVQGDNTLLFNQVTKELEGKSVGDEVEILLKAEDAFGAKLEELIFTDEINNVPLEYRFIGAAVTMQNDKGGTKDFIVSSIEDGKLTIDGNHPLAGKDIIFYVEVLSVRDATADEIIEGGSID; from the coding sequence ATGAGCAATACTATTACAACGAATAAATTTGTTGAACTAACCTATAGAATCATCGACCAAACTAATGGTGAAGTTATAGAGCAAGTTGAAGAGCCTTTGGGTTACGTTCAAGGTGATAATACGCTGCTGTTCAATCAAGTTACCAAAGAATTAGAAGGCAAATCTGTTGGCGATGAGGTAGAGATTCTTCTTAAGGCTGAAGATGCTTTTGGTGCAAAATTGGAAGAGTTGATTTTTACTGATGAAATTAATAATGTACCCTTAGAGTATCGATTTATTGGTGCAGCTGTAACCATGCAAAATGATAAAGGTGGCACTAAAGATTTTATTGTATCAAGCATTGAAGATGGCAAATTGACCATTGATGGAAATCATCCTCTTGCAGGAAAAGATATTATTTTTTATGTTGAAGTCTTGTCGGTTCGAGATGCAACCGCTGATGAAATCATTGAAGGTGGATCAATCGATTAA
- the aprA gene encoding adenylyl-sulfate reductase subunit alpha: MAKRKTVWEDCDILVVGGGMAGTGAAYEARYWGRDMRIICAEKANIDRSGAVAQGLYAINCYMGMQWDENQPEDHVRYARNDLMGLVREDLAFDMARHVDSAVHKFEEWGLPIMRNEETGRYQREGKWQIMIHGESYKPIVAEAARKSVDKIYNRIMITHLLMDEAKENRVGGAVGFNCRTGDYHVFKAKAVIVGAGGASHIFKPRSVGEGMGRTWYAPWSSGSAYALPIQVGAKMTQMENRIVLTRFKDGYGPVGAYFLHLKTYTQNTYGEEYESKWYEHTKAMVGEYIDHTPTPTCLRNHAFIEEVKAGRGPIHMVTMEAFQDPHLEVIGWENFLGMTVGQAVVWASQNIDPKYTNPELTTSEPYVMGSHATCSGAWVSGPEDISPPEYFWGYNRMLTVDGLFGAGDTVGGTAHKFSSGSFTEGRIAAKAAVKYIQDMGDDKIQVSNKQCDDLKEIIFKPLENYTVGRNEITAGTVSPSYLLPIQGLQRLEKIMDEYVGGISVNYMTNGNLLTRGIELLGILQEDLEHIGAEDLHQLMRGWELKHRTITSECVAQHTLFREETRWPGYYYRGDHMKLDDDNWHCLTVSRRDPKTGEWAMEKAPLYHIVD; the protein is encoded by the coding sequence ATGGCAAAAAGAAAAACTGTTTGGGAAGACTGTGACATTCTAGTTGTTGGTGGTGGAATGGCTGGAACTGGTGCCGCCTATGAGGCGAGATACTGGGGCCGTGATATGAGAATTATTTGTGCAGAAAAAGCAAACATTGATCGAAGTGGTGCGGTTGCTCAAGGCTTATATGCTATCAACTGCTACATGGGAATGCAATGGGATGAGAACCAACCTGAGGACCATGTAAGGTATGCAAGAAATGACTTAATGGGACTAGTTCGTGAAGATCTTGCTTTTGATATGGCTCGACATGTTGACTCAGCTGTTCATAAATTTGAAGAATGGGGCCTGCCCATTATGAGAAATGAAGAGACTGGTCGCTATCAGCGTGAAGGAAAATGGCAGATTATGATCCATGGAGAGAGCTATAAGCCAATCGTTGCAGAAGCTGCACGTAAGTCAGTGGATAAAATTTATAACCGAATAATGATTACCCATCTATTGATGGATGAAGCTAAAGAAAACCGCGTAGGTGGTGCAGTTGGATTTAATTGTAGAACCGGTGATTACCATGTGTTTAAAGCTAAAGCAGTTATTGTTGGTGCTGGTGGCGCTTCTCATATTTTCAAGCCTCGCTCAGTTGGTGAAGGCATGGGTAGAACTTGGTACGCTCCATGGAGTAGTGGTTCTGCATATGCACTTCCTATTCAAGTTGGCGCTAAGATGACGCAAATGGAAAACCGTATTGTATTAACTCGATTTAAAGATGGATATGGACCGGTTGGTGCTTATTTCCTTCATCTTAAGACTTATACTCAAAATACTTATGGTGAGGAATATGAGTCAAAGTGGTATGAGCATACCAAAGCTATGGTGGGTGAGTACATTGACCATACACCAACACCAACTTGCTTAAGAAATCATGCATTTATTGAAGAGGTTAAGGCTGGAAGAGGACCAATTCATATGGTTACAATGGAAGCCTTCCAAGACCCTCACCTTGAGGTTATTGGCTGGGAGAACTTTCTAGGTATGACTGTTGGTCAAGCTGTAGTTTGGGCGTCACAGAATATTGATCCTAAATATACAAATCCTGAGCTTACCACCTCTGAGCCTTACGTTATGGGCTCTCATGCGACCTGTTCAGGTGCATGGGTAAGTGGTCCTGAAGATATTTCTCCCCCTGAATATTTCTGGGGATACAATAGAATGCTCACTGTAGATGGGCTTTTTGGAGCAGGTGATACAGTTGGTGGGACTGCTCATAAATTCTCATCAGGCTCATTTACGGAAGGAAGGATAGCAGCTAAAGCTGCTGTTAAGTACATCCAAGATATGGGTGATGATAAAATCCAAGTTAGTAACAAGCAGTGTGATGATCTTAAAGAAATAATTTTTAAACCTCTTGAGAACTATACTGTTGGTCGCAACGAAATTACTGCTGGTACAGTTTCCCCTAGCTATTTATTACCAATTCAAGGCCTTCAAAGACTTGAAAAAATTATGGATGAATATGTTGGTGGTATTAGTGTGAATTATATGACTAATGGTAATCTTCTTACTCGTGGTATTGAGTTGCTTGGTATCCTTCAAGAAGATCTTGAACATATTGGTGCAGAGGACTTGCACCAACTGATGCGTGGATGGGAATTAAAACACAGAACAATAACTTCTGAGTGCGTTGCTCAGCACACTCTGTTTCGTGAAGAAACACGCTGGCCAGGATATTATTATCGAGGCGATCATATGAAACTTGATGATGATAATTGGCACTGTCTTACTGTCTCTAGACGTGATCCAAAGACTGGTGAATGGGCAATGGAAAAAGCACCTCTTTATCATATAGTTGATTAG
- the aprB gene encoding adenylyl-sulfate reductase subunit beta, translated as MPTFVYMTRCDGCGHCVDICPSDIMHIDKTIRRAVNIEPNMCWECYSCVKACPQNAIDVRGYADFAPLGHSVRVLREEEKGTISWKIKFRDGREKNFVSPITTQPWGEKIPKLGDLEVPDQAALDSQLLCFEPDALNVEKGLPVISKDKLKEGVYY; from the coding sequence ATGCCAACTTTTGTATACATGACAAGATGCGATGGATGTGGACACTGTGTTGATATCTGTCCATCAGATATCATGCACATCGACAAAACTATTCGTCGCGCAGTTAACATTGAACCAAATATGTGTTGGGAGTGCTACTCTTGTGTGAAAGCATGCCCTCAAAATGCAATTGACGTAAGAGGTTATGCCGACTTTGCTCCTCTTGGTCATAGCGTGAGAGTTCTTCGTGAAGAAGAGAAAGGAACTATCTCATGGAAAATTAAGTTTAGAGATGGTCGTGAGAAAAATTTTGTATCACCTATCACTACTCAACCATGGGGAGAGAAGATCCCTAAGCTTGGTGATCTAGAAGTTCCTGATCAGGCAGCCCTTGATTCACAACTATTGTGTTTTGAGCCTGACGCACTTAATGTTGAAAAAGGTTTACCTGTCATCAGTAAGGACAAGCTTAAAGAGGGAGTATATTACTAA
- the sat gene encoding sulfate adenylyltransferase, which produces MSKLVPPHGSNELKILALEGDDLEIEQKKSSSLTQVICSSREFGDVIMFGIGGFTPLEGFMNQADWLSVCHNMALENGTFWPIPITLSSDDEDIKVGQEVAIVYEKTNEIIATMLISEKYTIDKELECKKVFKTNDTDHPGVAIVMAQGKYNLAGSVKVLSDGGFPEQYGELYMTPSETRSYFDEKGWSSIAAFQTRNPMHRSHEYLAKIAIEICDGVMIHSTLGELKPGDIPADVRSKAISTLIENYFVKNTVLQSGYPLDMRYAGPREALLHALFRQNYGCSHLIVGRDHAGVGDYYGPFDAHNIFDDIGADLVTKPLKIDWTFWCNKCAGMSSMKTCPHSHEDRLLLSGSKLRHLLSENEDVPENFSRPEVLKILQKYYSEIKDSDKVKVELKGHSAK; this is translated from the coding sequence ATGTCCAAACTTGTTCCACCTCATGGAAGTAATGAACTCAAAATCCTCGCCCTAGAAGGTGATGACTTAGAAATCGAACAAAAAAAATCAAGCTCATTAACTCAGGTTATTTGCTCGTCTAGAGAATTTGGTGATGTCATCATGTTTGGTATAGGAGGATTTACTCCCCTTGAAGGCTTTATGAATCAGGCGGATTGGTTAAGTGTTTGCCACAACATGGCACTAGAAAATGGCACTTTTTGGCCTATCCCTATAACCCTGTCTTCAGATGATGAGGATATTAAAGTAGGACAAGAAGTTGCGATTGTATATGAAAAAACTAATGAGATTATTGCGACCATGCTCATCTCAGAAAAATATACAATCGATAAAGAACTTGAATGTAAGAAAGTTTTCAAGACAAATGATACCGACCATCCTGGTGTGGCAATTGTCATGGCTCAGGGTAAATACAATCTAGCTGGCTCAGTAAAAGTCTTGTCTGATGGCGGTTTTCCTGAGCAATACGGTGAACTTTACATGACCCCTTCAGAAACCCGCTCTTATTTTGATGAAAAAGGTTGGTCAAGCATTGCTGCATTCCAAACTCGAAATCCTATGCATCGGTCTCATGAATACTTGGCAAAGATTGCGATAGAAATATGTGATGGTGTCATGATTCATTCTACATTGGGAGAACTTAAGCCTGGAGATATTCCTGCTGATGTTCGATCAAAGGCTATATCAACATTGATTGAAAACTACTTTGTCAAAAATACCGTTCTTCAGTCAGGCTACCCATTAGATATGAGATATGCTGGACCTAGGGAGGCACTATTACACGCCTTATTTAGACAAAATTATGGCTGCTCTCACTTAATTGTTGGCAGAGATCATGCTGGTGTTGGTGATTATTATGGTCCGTTTGATGCTCACAATATATTTGATGATATTGGTGCTGATTTAGTGACTAAACCATTAAAAATTGATTGGACCTTCTGGTGCAACAAATGTGCTGGAATGTCCAGCATGAAAACTTGCCCTCACAGTCACGAAGACAGACTCCTTCTCTCAGGATCAAAATTAAGACATCTCCTTAGCGAAAACGAAGATGTCCCGGAAAACTTTTCAAGGCCAGAGGTTCTTAAAATTCTCCAAAAATATTACTCTGAAATTAAGGATAGTGACAAAGTTAAAGTGGAACTTAAGGGGCACTCTGCGAAGTAG
- a CDS encoding AzlC family ABC transporter permease — MIKTALKTSLPILFGFVPLGIAFGLLFQELNYPWYFASLMGIVVYAGAAQFMAIGLLAAGVGLFEMAMSTFLLNSRHMFYGIAFLESFGNWNLRKLYMIFGLTDETYALMTSINVPKGFNKKKYFFFITLFAQIYWVLGCTIGALSSEILSFNTEGMEFAATALFVVLLIEQWIMVKRLLPFMIGFIASFIALMFFIDHMLIVAIIISIGSILIFRLVNKSHYE; from the coding sequence ATGATAAAAACTGCTCTAAAAACATCTCTACCAATCCTGTTTGGCTTTGTCCCTCTGGGAATAGCGTTTGGGCTTTTATTTCAAGAATTAAACTACCCTTGGTATTTTGCATCCCTCATGGGAATTGTTGTTTATGCTGGTGCTGCACAGTTTATGGCTATTGGGCTTTTAGCTGCTGGTGTTGGTCTGTTTGAAATGGCAATGTCAACTTTCTTACTTAACTCTAGACATATGTTTTATGGGATCGCTTTTCTTGAAAGCTTTGGTAATTGGAACTTAAGAAAGTTATATATGATTTTTGGACTTACAGATGAAACATATGCACTCATGACTTCTATCAATGTTCCTAAAGGTTTTAATAAAAAAAAGTATTTCTTTTTCATTACTTTATTTGCCCAAATTTACTGGGTTTTAGGCTGCACTATTGGCGCATTATCTTCAGAGATTTTATCTTTCAATACTGAAGGTATGGAGTTTGCAGCTACGGCCTTATTTGTAGTTTTGCTTATCGAACAATGGATCATGGTTAAAAGATTATTGCCTTTTATGATTGGCTTTATAGCCTCTTTTATCGCACTAATGTTTTTTATCGATCACATGCTTATTGTGGCGATTATTATCTCAATTGGATCAATCCTTATATTTCGACTAGTAAACAAATCTCATTATGAATGA
- a CDS encoding branched-chain amino acid transporter permease → MNEIEYLLAVMLVMAISTYLTRLTPFLMFTPGKENAKLNFVAKNTPPMVMMILVIYMLKEVDYLSTEIFYTLFALAVTVGLQILKRNALLSIVSGTIVYMFFVQM, encoded by the coding sequence ATGAATGAAATAGAATATCTTTTGGCTGTGATGTTGGTGATGGCAATCTCAACCTATCTCACAAGGCTTACTCCCTTCTTGATGTTTACCCCTGGAAAAGAGAATGCTAAGCTCAATTTTGTAGCAAAAAATACTCCACCAATGGTAATGATGATTCTTGTCATTTATATGTTGAAAGAGGTTGATTACCTATCGACTGAAATTTTTTATACTTTATTTGCTCTTGCTGTTACTGTAGGTCTTCAAATTTTAAAGAGAAACGCATTATTAAGTATTGTTTCTGGGACTATTGTTTATATGTTTTTTGTTCAAATGTAA